ATTCTTCTCCACacttcacatacataatgcctctTTCAGCTCAGATGGCATAGAGAAAACCATAGGCTAGAAGATCATCATGCATCGACATTCAACACAATTGCAATGAAAATTAGGAGCATTTGCTAAACAAAAAAAGCTTCCACAGTTCCTGTGTTCAGATTCCGTGTCGCTTAAATAGTGTGAGGCTATGTCAAAATCATTATTTCCCGAGCCAAGAGTGATTAGAAGAAATTACTTCTATTATTGTGTTGTGTCTGCAGCTGCACATACGAGCAAATCAATTTATGACGTTACAAACAAAGCAATCATCTTTTGTTTATTATAAGGTTTCATTTTTCGTAGTTGTCTTTAGTTACCAGATGTGCTAGAACAGCACACAACGTGTGTGATTTGCCATGCCTTTTTGATTTCTGAATTGGAGCGAGCAATCACATGGGTTTCTTGAGAGACTAAAGTAGTGGCGCTTCCAGCTTTATGTCCCGCTACCCAGTTCCTTGAACCGGCTAACCCTTAGTGTCCTAAAGCGACGTCCCATGACCATCATTTCTCAGCCGGGCCGACCCTCGAATGCGTGTGATGCAGTGGCTCAGTTCATCACCTTGCCATTGACCATGTTCGGATACATTGTGATCAAGTGGGCACCATGGTTACCGCTGGTGAGAGTGCGAGGAAAAAAAAAGCAACGACATGGGTCGGATGCCATGTTAAAATAGTGAACATGGTTTCCTATCCTTAATGAGATCAAATCAGTTCTGAAGAAGTTTGTCACTGCGCACGTCCAACACACAAGGAGGCTGCTGGTCTAGCTAGAACAAAGGAAGATGCACACGTTATAGGTGATGTCCCGTTGGAGCTACGCTACAGAATGTTGTCTGATTATCCACCTACTCCATGAGTAATTGTTTACTCATTCTAAAAAAATCAAGGAGATGGACTTGTCAGGGTCTTGGTCCATCCTTATTAGGCTAGGGGTGTTTGGTtttattttctcccgttgcaacgcacgggccctttttcTAGTCTTTTATAAAGCTCGTTCATATGTGTATGTTCCTCATGTTTACCATCTTGACAGCGTTAGAGCTTAATTTATATTTGAAGGTATCCCCCACGTCACTCCACTCCAGGCAACACGGTGGAGATGAAACTCTAGCCGCCGGTCATCCGTCCCTTTCCCTTCCTTCATCATTGCCGCCTGAGGAGGCCTCCGGCGAAGTCCACATGGTCGCCGAGGATAGCAGCGGGAAGGATCTGGCTGCTCTGCCTCCACGCGGAGGGAAGGGGACGCTGAGCCGGCGGCCTCTAATGGCGTGGCGGCGCCGTATATGCCGCGGGCCGTGTCTCCTCAATAGTACAGGTGGTGAGTGACGGGGGACTCGGCATCCCGGATTGTGCGGGATCTGAAGGTTGCATCCCTCCTCCTTGTTTCTTGCTCTTTCTCGCTAGATCTAGCTGCCGACACCTGCAGGTTGCCGGACCTGTTGATGGTGTGGCTGCCTGGAGCCACGGACTCGGACCGGGAGAATTCCTTGCCTAGTTCTTCCTCCAGACAACACTGACATCACCTGGTGTTGTTCCCCTTCTCGGAATCGTCATCTTGGTACGATCCCATTCCCTCCTACTCATATGTTGGGTGAAAACGTTTGTCTATCCAAGACCGGGTGGCAGTGGCATGGCATGCGTCACCTTGTAGGTGCCACTTTTGTCTGTCCAAGACCGGGTGACAGCGGAAGCTGCACATCATGCTAGTTGGGGTTGTGCAGGAGCTCTGCGAGTTGGTTTGGGTGTGTAGAGTCTTCGAGGAAGGAGGTGATGTTTGATGTTTCGTCTCGCAAAATCAGTGCTTTTATGATTTCCTTAGGTGTTTGAAGCATGGTATGTGTGTGCTTGCTCGTGGGTCGGTCGGTGCNNNNNNNNNNNNNNNNNNNNNNNNNNNNNNNNNNNNNNNNNNNNNNNNNNNNNNNNNNNNNNNNNNNNNNNNNNNNNNNNNNNNNNNNNNNNNNNNNNNNNNNNNNNNNNNNNNNNNNNNNNNNNNNNNNNNNNNNNNNNNNNNNNNNNNNNNNNNNNNNNNNNNNNNNNNNNNNNNNNNNNNNNNNNNNNNNNNNNNNNNNNNNNNNNNNNNNNNNNNNNNNNNNNNNNNNNNNNNNNNNNNNNNNNNNNNNNNNNNNNNNNNNNNNNNNNNNNNNNNNNNNNNNNNNNNNNNNNNNNNNNNNNNNNNNNNNNNNNNNNNNNNNNNNNATCGGTAGCAGCATAACGTTGCAGTAGCATGGTCCTGATGTAGGCGGGCATGGTCTGGTTCTTTTTATGATTGACTCAGCTCCTGCCTAGAATGTTTGTTCAGGGACCTCAACCTTCAGCAACTTTTTTCTTTGTGATTGGATCTGTGAGCACCGTTGTGGCTCTTTGTATGGTGTTCTTAGCGCAGGGGTAAGTTTACGTTGAGAATCTACTGGCGGTCCGGCGCCTTTGTCCAGGGCGAGGGGCAGGATTAGTGAGGACTGGCACGATTTGGTTTTCACTTCTCGAAGTAGATGAGGTTGTGTTGCTCCGCCGTTGGGTTATGTCTCCAATTGAAGTTTCACTCTGTTTGCTCTACTCCCCTTGCGTTTTGAGGACTCCATGGACATTAAGCTAGTCCTTAGTTTTCTTATCTCTAGAGTACTTGCTACATTTGGTGTTTGTAAGCTGCTTGGGCAACACTATGTATCTGTCTTTCCCGATTTGACACTGAGAAAATATTTTTCCTTATTTAACACAAACTTTAAATTTTGTTCTCAATATAACACTTTCATCCATTTTTCGGGCAAACTGAGTTAAATGGCATGTGAAATGACAATTATGCCCTCAAACATCTATTCGCTCCTTCTCTTTAGTTCCGGTATCTTATTTAAGGGTGGGGTTCATGGTTAGTGTAACAAAATAAGCCAAAAGGTACTACGAAAAAGTACCGCAAGCAAGGTTCAAGTACGTACGTAAATACATGGCTAGAGAAGAGCGCATGCTCGTTCTGCTGTTAGAGGAAAATCAATCGAGCCATTTGTGTGTTTGTGAGCTATCTTTGCAGTACGCGCGCTGCATTTGAGGGGATCGATCCAGCATTCTAAACAACACTCCACCACACGGGCTTGCCCAACTCCCAGACGCTCCCATCCGGCTGCGCCTTGGCTGCTCCCATGATCCCATAGCCCCCGCCTTGACCAGTTTCTCAAGCCGGAACCATTGATTAGTTTGTGCAGACTGAGGTCACAGCTCGTCGTCTCCTTGAGATCTGTCATGTGGACGACCCTGCACAACGCAGTCCACCACAGCATATTCTCGTGCAGCGTGCCGACAAGGAAGGCCTACATCGGTTGGTATTCCAGAGCGAGACGACCACCCGCCTCATGTGCCGCTCGGTGTTCTCGAGTACAAGGGATTTTGGGCCCGGTGAAGCCAATGACAATGAACTTGATCTGACTTAGTTGCTTCTAGTGTTAGGGGTAAACTTGTCATTTCATGTGTCATTTAACACCATTAGGTCAAAAAATAGACGGAAGTGTTATATTGGGAACAAAAATTTAAAGTTGGTGTTAGATAGGGAATTTTTTTCCAGTGTCAAATAGGAAAACCATATTTAAAACAGTGTTAATAAGGAATTCTttcatttctttttgttttttcttgttgGATGATGACCGTTGTAATTTCAGGCCAGTTGATGACTTTGTTGATTCAAAGCCGGACCCTTCTTGACCCTTCGTTCTAAAACAAAGTGTATTATATTTTTCTTCTGGCTATGAACTATTGGTTTAATGGGAGATATACAGAGTATGGTGATGGTTAAGTTCAGTCAGAAAATTCATAGACTTAATATATCATGCAAACATTTAGCTTTATTTAGACAAATGCTTCATTCAGGAACATCTGTTTATTATTTCCATGTTGCAATTAGTACTAGTCAcacatgatgatgcatgacatttTTATTTTTGCAACTGCTACATTGATCAACTAGCAGGTACCACCGGTAGAGCTAGCTGTCATGGTAATGCtatagggggtggtggcggtggttggGCATTGTACAGGGATGTAGATTTTGCACATCGATGCTAGGGCGTGAAGTGACATCCTCAGGCCCTCAAGTTGTGCTTCCTGTTGtggttggtgttgttgttgttgcctgaTAGACTCTGCCACATTATGGATGCCTTGGCAGCGGAATTGCTCTGAGATCTGTGCTAGCTGCCGGCAGCATTGGGACTGCACGTTCTGGCAGCTTGTAGGCTTCTGCATTGGTGTATGCGGGAATGGCACTGTCATTGGCCTACATTGATGTTGTAGGAATGTCGCACACGGTTTTAACTGCTCCTGcagctgttgttgttgttgtcgcccCAGTTGTTGTTGTTGCTGGCATTGTACCGGGACGTAGATGTTGCACATAGACGGCAGGGTCTGAAGCAACATCCTCATGCTCTTAAGTTGTGCTTGCTGTTGGGGCCCCTTCCATTGTTGTTGGGGTTGTTGTTGAATGATAGCCTCCTCCATGCTCTGGATGGCCTTGCACCGGGTTTGCTTTGGGATCTGCACTAGCTGCCGACAGCATTGGTGTTGCACAGTTTGGCAACTGCTATGCTGCTCTCCCTGTGTTTGTGGGAATGGTGTTCTCACTGGGCTACACTGATGTTGTACGAAAGCCACACATGGCTTCATCTGATCCAGCAACTGTTGTTGCCCCGATTGTTGGTGGTGttggcattgtccgaagcccttgCTACAAATGGTTTCCAATTGAGCAATGGCGGTGGATGCTGCAAGGGCGAGGAGAGCGAGGATGAACATTGTCTTCATGGTGGCTAGCCTCAAGTTGGTTTGCTGATTGTGGTTGTCTAAANNNNNNNNNNNNNNNNNNNNNNNNNNNNNNNNNNNNNNNNNNNNNNNNNNNNNNNNNNNNNNNNNNNNNNNNNNNNNNNNNNNNNNNNNNNNNNNNNNNNNNNNNNNNNNNNNNNNNNNNNNNNNNNNNNNNNNNNNNNNNNNNNNNNNNNNNNNNNNNNNNNNNNNNNNNNNNNNNNNNNNNNNNNNNNNNNNNNNNNNNNNNNNNNNNNNNNNNNNNNNNNNNNNNNNNNNNNNNNNNNNNNNNNNNNNNTGTCGTGGTCTAGTTTGTTGCAT
The sequence above is drawn from the Triticum aestivum cultivar Chinese Spring chromosome 7A, IWGSC CS RefSeq v2.1, whole genome shotgun sequence genome and encodes:
- the LOC123150303 gene encoding avenin-like b6 — its product is MKTMFILALLALAASTAIAQLETICSKGFGQCQHHQQSGQQQLLDQMKPCVAFVQHQCSPVRTPFPQTQGEQHSSCQTVQHQCCRQLVQIPKQTRCKAIQSMEEAIIQQQPQQQWKGPQQQAQLKSMRMLLQTLPSMCNIYVPVQCQQQQQLGRQQQQQLQEQLKPCATFLQHQCRPMTVPFPHTPMQKPTSCQNVQSQCCRQLAQISEQFRCQGIHNVAESIRQQQQHQPQQEAQLEGLRMSLHALASMCKIYIPVQCPTTATTPYSITMTASSTGGTC